From the genome of Ignavibacteriales bacterium, one region includes:
- the rpiA gene encoding ribose 5-phosphate isomerase A produces MSKNVIMINQLKKLAAEKAVEEISSGMIVGLGSGSTFQFALEKISEKIKNGELKNIECIPSSVRTETEAKRLGIPLISFGELIKKRENEEVKSETEDEKPQTKLDQTKSPAPRFPSSVSRLPFIDITIDGADEVDEELNLIKGGGGALLREKILAQASKRLVIVVDESKLSKHLGTKWAVPVEVIQFAADVEQKFLEALGAEVVRRKNAEGKDYITDENNFILDANFGSIKNVNELSSLLNQRAGIVEHGLFVGMTSEVICAMNDGTVSVKQSAISL; encoded by the coding sequence TTGAGTAAAAATGTTATTATGATTAACCAGCTCAAAAAACTTGCCGCTGAAAAAGCTGTTGAAGAAATCTCATCCGGAATGATTGTCGGACTCGGTTCCGGCAGTACATTTCAATTCGCTCTTGAAAAAATTTCGGAGAAGATAAAAAATGGAGAGTTAAAAAATATCGAGTGCATTCCAAGTTCTGTTAGAACGGAAACTGAGGCAAAGAGGCTCGGAATACCGTTAATCAGTTTTGGAGAATTGATTAAGAAACGTGAAAATGAAGAAGTGAAAAGTGAAACGGAAGATGAAAAACCACAGACGAAATTAGATCAAACAAAATCACCAGCACCCCGTTTCCCGTCTTCCGTTTCCCGTCTTCCGTTTATAGACATCACTATTGACGGCGCCGATGAAGTGGATGAAGAACTCAATCTTATTAAAGGTGGCGGAGGTGCTCTTCTTCGAGAAAAAATTTTAGCTCAGGCAAGTAAAAGGTTGGTCATAGTTGTTGATGAGTCAAAACTTTCAAAACATCTTGGTACAAAATGGGCGGTGCCGGTTGAAGTAATTCAATTTGCTGCAGATGTAGAACAAAAATTTTTAGAAGCACTCGGTGCTGAAGTTGTAAGAAGAAAAAATGCTGAGGGAAAAGATTATATAACAGACGAAAATAATTTTATACTTGATGCAAACTTCGGTTCGATAAAAAATGTAAATGAACTTTCATCCTTATTAAATCAGCGTGCGGGAATTGTTGAGCACGGTTTATTTGTTGGAATGACAAGCGAAGTTATATGCGCAATGAATGACGGGACTGTAAGCGTGAAGCAATCAGCTATTAGCCTTTAG
- a CDS encoding T9SS type A sorting domain-containing protein, whose product MNLKNLLKFSTIVFLFTIMLSSLSYGQKYLNSTDGDDTYTGANPTNNPLGTGPVRTIEGAYSAFASGTTVYMAAGQYNYAGVGAISDANGYNFNPGPLSKSMTFVVQTYLGNNTVTLNGNGTFTLDAGSTGVIAFQPTTAGVQNVVLNPTVGQTMNLVSGTLDVSAMGAGGFTIGVNYTTINVTAGTIVGTPTFTKANRTLNYINAVSLTAGGEVPTELGTLNLSATATSKTVTFNNPINFGYVGGGIFRTTNTSGTFRGLVTLYDQDGETDLGTKQFTATIVNAGTGTFTFSGGVAVRSTLAANGTVIDNQSTGAIVISGPVTYTQFDAAAAGYGVASANSAHTSLFLNSGGTTGTLSLTGGVSQVNTGDTFDTGAGTSDYTTGSGGGFTPILNVQNGSTGTMNLGGTSVVTTISGGLTTAAAAGTVNVKGPVTIAGALINNAGHTIALAANTLTLTLSGAAVHTNEGNITSSAIGSGLLVFNVSGATTLRETAGTGNIPNLQKDGAGLLTLKGVTVNGNITSNKGGITLSPWTGTDVTVTGLLTINTPATGTNVVTSAPGTTFYAGVNMSGGQLTLPASSTTRVTKDYTQNGGILLYTADASLDIKANFIRNAGTVTPASGLLRFSGGIAQTFSGGTNLQVYNFSTSVTNTNVTFINGSLEVLNTVTIISNTTVNVGTYNIRMLGNGTAFPTFGNQGSLLSSGGGGVIFLGPTSGQLSISGNGTNTNIEVRLTNPANFVDVTNTTNGQVNFSGILTLSSGTIRINAGNSFNPSNLITTPTIRRNMGNTLGGAPDGQPINLNTGLFNITNTLYNLEYFSTGTVGATYNVGPEFVIGATPYVINLTISATTGAVNFPAAGLYQFTGNLTVANSATATLAGVSGTDDLVSTGSSAVHSVKGTINGTAQFLLTGDGTLTGGLATAAPADASAITTMTINTATTSATYTITNLKAITTLNVVAGIVNLGMGTWSSGTLGTVANFNLTGGSVDLTADANVSTSFAMATGATFDFNNQNLYVTGGTFGTVAGGTFLATGATTKGWLMFKASAGLNTGTVLVPKIQIQNGSTVTLGGNSGVSDTFQDYDATPTAGVFAMGANTFTLGGGTWNTMGGTYSGTGTTIVTGATNINLGASLIVPNFQLKNTTNTATLVNNTGISTPPSLTTGSFTSTSGTLALGAQDVIINGTAGFTFVAGTFTATTSNTITATDNANGEFVFDNVAAQALSTTATGLVFPNVRVNNTGSLTLAGSPNNNIFTVANRLVLANTGDVTAATTKLVIGDGALIKRMNNAGILSALPTFAGVVDVQYTATAAITPALEMPGTATTPLSVRNLYVNNTAAIPVNASKPVTVTGTLYLYTGDYDFEATAGTIYGITMGAASTVNVRDGNLLNSGSTTVTGLAGGPVTLTYSNTAYRLITSREYPATAAFVSVLNVNSNTGATTVGLKLHADRSCGDFVLASGNSTTPINDVRFDLNGKTLSVTNATSATLTRGILSSETNPTAPATSNVAGTLTVTGTLTSAAAASIINVNVTAATMTLAGPFTQALYGTATTTSYTSATATNASSVAGFKGNITSADNLTLNGAYTGGTITASKDVTMATGSSMNALTNLVFTGTANATFTIPSAGATVGALTFSKTNNTNTVTLAGGNLASTANTTFVNGLFVTGANTFNMVVPAFGGGQGFTRTGVTGTNISHVVGNVAKTLFNAGGPGLAGSSEPRQVFPVGTMTKYRMAAVTFNPAFGLPTTPNTTITVNAVDGNPGGAVGLPIKDGVATGIDVARYPNFYWTVSTSPSDIGPSTPFDLELSAQDFTTFDAIGNVRLIRRHGAVADVSNSWLLQGVNTSYDNSMNATTPTIIQRGANAGLRAGGAVFTFGMSSNLSVKNAIAKQWLVIPQGAKLVSLANVFQGNIGTLSFTAQSSNIAVATAEIVGSSVKLTPLTIGEAVITVTAVDAANNDFFAYSFSVDSRNTDVATTEEIPTEFALMQNFPNPFNPTTNIKFALPKESNVTLKIYNILGEEVANLVNKVMPAGYHTVNFDATKLASGMYIYRIEAGSFVQVKKMLLMK is encoded by the coding sequence ATGAATCTGAAGAATCTATTAAAATTTAGCACGATCGTTTTTCTTTTTACGATCATGCTAAGTTCGCTCTCCTACGGTCAAAAGTATCTGAACTCGACCGATGGTGATGACACATATACGGGAGCGAATCCTACAAACAATCCTTTGGGTACTGGTCCAGTAAGAACCATCGAAGGTGCGTATTCGGCTTTTGCAAGTGGTACTACTGTGTATATGGCTGCTGGGCAGTACAATTATGCAGGCGTTGGTGCTATTAGCGATGCTAATGGTTACAATTTTAATCCTGGTCCTCTCAGCAAGAGTATGACATTTGTAGTCCAAACATACCTTGGTAATAATACAGTGACCTTAAACGGAAATGGAACTTTTACTCTAGACGCAGGCAGTACTGGAGTCATTGCATTTCAACCTACGACTGCTGGTGTTCAAAATGTAGTTTTGAACCCTACCGTCGGACAAACGATGAACCTTGTAAGCGGTACTCTTGATGTAAGTGCTATGGGTGCCGGCGGTTTTACAATCGGTGTTAACTATACAACTATTAACGTAACTGCAGGGACTATAGTAGGAACTCCGACATTTACTAAAGCAAACAGAACATTGAATTATATTAATGCTGTTTCTCTTACAGCTGGCGGTGAAGTTCCTACAGAACTTGGAACTTTAAATCTTTCCGCAACAGCTACAAGTAAAACAGTCACTTTCAACAACCCAATTAATTTTGGTTATGTTGGCGGTGGAATTTTCCGAACAACTAATACAAGCGGAACATTTAGAGGGTTAGTTACTCTTTATGATCAAGACGGTGAAACAGATTTAGGGACTAAACAATTCACAGCAACAATTGTAAATGCCGGTACTGGTACATTTACTTTCTCAGGCGGAGTTGCTGTTAGATCAACATTAGCTGCTAACGGTACTGTAATTGACAATCAATCAACAGGTGCTATTGTTATTTCTGGACCCGTTACTTATACTCAATTTGATGCAGCTGCAGCCGGTTATGGTGTTGCATCAGCTAATAGTGCCCATACATCTTTATTTTTAAATTCAGGTGGAACAACAGGAACACTATCTCTTACCGGTGGTGTAAGCCAAGTAAATACAGGTGATACTTTTGATACTGGCGCTGGTACTTCAGATTACACAACTGGATCAGGGGGTGGCTTCACTCCAATACTTAATGTGCAGAATGGCAGCACGGGTACAATGAACTTAGGTGGTACAAGTGTAGTTACAACAATCAGTGGTGGATTAACTACTGCAGCAGCTGCAGGTACCGTTAACGTAAAAGGTCCCGTTACAATTGCTGGTGCATTAATAAACAACGCTGGCCATACTATCGCTCTTGCTGCAAATACTTTAACTTTAACACTTTCTGGTGCTGCAGTTCATACAAATGAAGGCAATATCACAAGTTCCGCAATCGGTAGCGGTCTTTTAGTATTCAACGTTTCTGGAGCAACAACTCTCCGAGAAACTGCTGGTACTGGAAATATTCCGAATCTTCAAAAAGACGGTGCTGGATTGTTAACCCTTAAAGGAGTGACTGTTAATGGTAATATCACATCTAATAAAGGTGGAATTACATTATCACCTTGGACAGGAACAGATGTTACTGTTACAGGTCTATTAACAATAAACACACCTGCAACAGGAACAAATGTTGTTACTTCAGCTCCTGGTACAACTTTTTATGCTGGTGTTAATATGTCCGGTGGTCAACTTACTCTACCGGCTTCATCAACTACACGCGTAACCAAAGATTATACACAAAACGGTGGTATTCTTTTATACACTGCCGACGCTTCTTTAGATATTAAAGCTAATTTTATTAGAAATGCAGGTACTGTTACCCCAGCTTCTGGATTGTTAAGATTCAGCGGTGGAATTGCTCAAACCTTCTCTGGCGGTACAAACCTTCAAGTATATAACTTTTCAACTTCTGTTACGAATACCAATGTTACATTTATAAACGGTTCGCTTGAAGTATTGAACACAGTTACAATTATTTCAAATACTACCGTTAATGTAGGAACATATAACATTAGAATGCTTGGTAATGGTACTGCTTTCCCAACATTCGGAAATCAAGGCAGCTTACTTTCTTCAGGTGGCGGTGGCGTTATATTCTTAGGCCCAACCTCTGGTCAACTTTCTATTTCTGGTAATGGTACAAACACAAATATCGAAGTTAGATTAACAAATCCAGCAAATTTTGTTGATGTTACTAACACAACAAACGGGCAAGTTAATTTCTCCGGTATTTTAACATTGAGTTCTGGTACAATTAGAATCAATGCTGGAAATAGTTTTAATCCATCAAATTTAATAACCACACCTACAATCCGTAGAAATATGGGTAATACATTAGGTGGAGCTCCTGATGGTCAACCGATAAACTTGAATACTGGTTTATTTAATATTACAAATACTTTATACAATCTAGAATATTTCAGTACTGGTACTGTTGGTGCAACATATAATGTAGGTCCAGAATTTGTAATTGGTGCTACACCTTATGTTATTAATCTCACAATTTCAGCAACCACAGGTGCAGTTAATTTCCCAGCAGCTGGTTTATATCAGTTTACAGGAAACTTAACTGTTGCTAATAGTGCAACTGCTACTTTAGCCGGCGTTAGCGGAACAGATGATTTAGTATCAACTGGTTCTAGTGCTGTACATTCAGTTAAAGGAACAATTAATGGTACTGCTCAATTTCTTTTAACTGGAGATGGTACTCTTACTGGCGGATTAGCTACAGCAGCCCCAGCAGATGCTTCTGCAATAACCACTATGACCATTAATACTGCAACTACTTCAGCTACTTATACTATTACTAACTTAAAAGCAATTACTACATTAAATGTTGTTGCTGGAATTGTTAATCTTGGCATGGGAACTTGGAGTTCTGGAACATTAGGTACAGTTGCAAACTTCAACTTAACAGGTGGTTCTGTAGATCTAACAGCAGATGCAAATGTTTCTACATCATTTGCAATGGCAACCGGAGCTACATTTGATTTTAACAATCAAAACCTCTATGTAACTGGCGGTACTTTTGGTACAGTTGCAGGTGGTACATTCTTAGCTACCGGCGCAACAACAAAAGGTTGGCTCATGTTCAAAGCATCAGCCGGACTTAACACTGGTACAGTATTAGTTCCAAAGATTCAGATTCAAAATGGTTCAACCGTTACCTTAGGTGGTAATAGTGGTGTTTCTGATACTTTCCAAGATTATGATGCAACACCAACAGCTGGTGTATTTGCGATGGGTGCTAATACATTCACACTTGGTGGCGGAACTTGGAATACTATGGGCGGTACATATAGCGGTACCGGTACTACAATAGTTACTGGAGCTACAAATATTAATTTAGGTGCTTCTTTAATTGTTCCTAACTTCCAATTAAAGAATACAACAAATACAGCTACATTAGTAAATAACACCGGTATTTCAACTCCTCCAAGCTTAACAACCGGTTCATTTACTTCTACTAGCGGTACATTAGCACTTGGTGCTCAGGATGTTATTATTAACGGTACAGCTGGATTCACTTTTGTTGCTGGTACTTTTACAGCTACAACTTCAAATACAATTACCGCAACAGACAATGCTAACGGCGAATTTGTATTTGATAACGTAGCAGCTCAAGCATTAAGCACAACAGCAACCGGTTTAGTATTCCCGAACGTTCGCGTTAATAATACCGGTAGTTTAACTTTAGCTGGATCTCCAAATAATAACATATTTACAGTTGCTAACAGACTTGTTCTTGCTAATACCGGCGATGTAACAGCTGCTACGACTAAATTGGTTATTGGTGATGGAGCATTGATAAAGAGAATGAATAATGCTGGAATTCTTAGTGCACTTCCAACATTTGCTGGCGTTGTAGATGTTCAATACACTGCTACTGCAGCAATTACTCCTGCATTAGAAATGCCCGGAACAGCAACAACCCCATTGTCAGTTAGAAACTTATATGTTAATAACACAGCAGCAATCCCTGTAAATGCTTCTAAGCCTGTTACAGTTACTGGAACTTTATACCTATATACCGGTGACTATGATTTCGAAGCAACTGCAGGTACAATCTATGGTATCACAATGGGTGCTGCTTCAACAGTAAACGTACGTGACGGAAATCTTCTAAATTCCGGAAGCACTACTGTCACAGGTTTAGCTGGCGGTCCAGTTACATTGACATACTCAAACACAGCTTACAGATTAATCACTTCACGTGAATATCCTGCAACAGCTGCTTTTGTAAGTGTTCTAAATGTAAATAGCAATACCGGTGCTACGACTGTTGGACTCAAACTACATGCAGATCGTTCATGCGGAGATTTCGTTCTTGCATCAGGTAACTCAACAACACCAATTAATGATGTTAGATTCGATCTAAATGGTAAAACATTAAGTGTAACAAACGCTACAAGCGCTACACTTACAAGAGGTATTTTGTCAAGTGAAACTAATCCAACAGCACCTGCTACAAGCAACGTTGCTGGCACATTAACTGTAACTGGTACACTTACTTCTGCTGCAGCTGCATCAATTATTAACGTTAACGTTACTGCTGCAACAATGACCTTGGCTGGTCCATTCACACAAGCATTATACGGCACAGCTACTACTACGTCATATACATCAGCAACAGCTACAAATGCTAGTTCAGTAGCTGGATTTAAAGGTAACATAACAAGCGCTGATAATTTAACTCTCAACGGTGCTTATACCGGTGGAACAATTACAGCATCGAAAGATGTTACAATGGCAACAGGTAGTTCAATGAATGCGCTTACAAACTTAGTATTTACAGGCACTGCAAATGCTACGTTTACTATTCCATCTGCTGGAGCTACAGTTGGTGCATTGACATTTAGCAAAACAAACAATACAAATACAGTTACATTAGCAGGCGGTAATTTAGCATCAACTGCTAATACAACATTTGTAAACGGCTTGTTTGTAACTGGAGCTAATACATTTAATATGGTTGTTCCTGCATTTGGCGGTGGACAAGGATTTACAAGAACTGGTGTTACTGGAACAAATATCAGTCACGTTGTTGGAAATGTTGCTAAGACATTGTTCAATGCAGGAGGTCCTGGTTTAGCTGGTTCATCTGAACCAAGACAGGTATTCCCAGTTGGTACAATGACAAAATATAGAATGGCGGCAGTTACTTTCAATCCAGCATTTGGATTACCTACTACACCAAATACTACAATTACAGTAAATGCAGTTGATGGTAACCCAGGTGGCGCAGTAGGTTTACCGATAAAAGATGGTGTTGCAACTGGTATTGATGTTGCAAGATATCCAAACTTCTATTGGACAGTTTCTACTTCACCTAGTGATATTGGTCCAAGTACTCCATTTGATTTAGAATTAAGTGCTCAGGACTTTACAACATTTGATGCTATTGGTAACGTTAGGCTAATCCGTAGACATGGTGCGGTAGCTGATGTATCAAATTCATGGTTGCTCCAGGGTGTTAATACTTCATATGATAACTCAATGAATGCCACTACACCTACTATCATTCAGAGAGGCGCTAATGCTGGATTAAGAGCTGGTGGCGCAGTATTTACATTTGGAATGAGTTCGAATCTGTCAGTTAAGAACGCAATTGCAAAACAGTGGTTAGTAATTCCACAAGGTGCTAAGCTTGTCTCTTTAGCTAATGTATTCCAAGGCAATATTGGCACGTTGTCATTCACAGCCCAATCATCAAACATAGCAGTTGCTACAGCTGAAATAGTTGGATCATCAGTTAAACTGACCCCACTTACAATCGGCGAAGCAGTTATTACTGTTACGGCAGTAGATGCAGCTAACAATGACTTCTTTGCATATAGCTTCTCAGTTGATTCACGTAATACAGACGTTGCAACGACAGAGGAAATTCCAACTGAGTTCGCGCTCATGCAGAACTTCCCGAATCCGTTCAACCCAACAACAAACATTAAGTTCGCATTACCAAAAGAAAGCAATGTAACATTGAAGATATACAATATCCTCGGTGAAGAAGTTGCTAACTTAGTTAACAAAGTAATGCCTGCTGGATATCATACCGTTAATTTTGATGCTACAAAATTAGCAAGTGGTATGTATATCTACAGAATTGAAGCTGGTAGCTTTGTTCAAGTTAAGAAGATGTTATTAATGAAGTAA
- a CDS encoding tetratricopeptide repeat protein, producing the protein MSKSRELKNNIKKVNKDKTLHVKNEKDFLVLNLPNWILILAVIAVGVILYSNTFKVPFYYDDYDSIVGDPLIKNLDNFFRFPSFYDFIHARYLSSLTFALNFHFDGINVTGYHIVNIAIHLVNSLLVMMLTSLTLNTSKLREIFSNKDKTAFILIVGLIFISHPVQTQAVTYVIQRMTSLATMCYLASLCIYIKARSIYLSSPVKSTKKYLKVTILFIFSIISAFMGMGSKQIVLTIPATIIIYEILFFRNKEKRINWKVVLPLISIFIIFVIIAILIFGLPSETDEISRKDYLLTQINVLVTYLRLFLIPINQNLDYDFPIYQSLLDVKTIGCLLLLTSLIAVSIKFWKKYPLISFSILWFFITLSIESSIIPIRDVIVEHRLYLPLFGLSLLIASLVFMIPRRYNVLKFSILAVFILSCSVLTYLRNELWNDPIAMWTDSMNKSPNKVRPEFFRGYVYLQKNEVDMAILDFKNVIAKDKNYYRAYDNLGIAYQEKKDFQTAIQYMNEAIRIKPESPYAYNNRASAYIYIKDYEKALVDLNKAIELQGNYTDAFYNLGYVHYFMHNYEEAIKKFSIALVFNPTYTQAHYYLASSFYNIGKYKEAWDQINIIKTKGLEPDMKLVNKLKNKSPQ; encoded by the coding sequence ATGAGCAAAAGTAGAGAATTAAAAAATAACATTAAAAAAGTAAATAAAGATAAAACTCTTCATGTCAAAAACGAAAAAGATTTCCTTGTTTTAAATCTGCCAAATTGGATCTTAATTCTTGCTGTAATTGCAGTAGGAGTTATATTATACTCAAATACATTTAAAGTGCCATTTTATTACGATGATTATGACTCCATAGTCGGCGATCCACTAATTAAGAATCTTGATAACTTTTTTCGATTTCCAAGCTTTTACGATTTCATACATGCCCGGTATTTATCCAGTTTAACTTTTGCACTAAACTTTCATTTTGATGGAATAAATGTTACCGGTTATCATATTGTAAATATTGCCATTCACCTCGTCAACTCATTATTAGTAATGATGTTAACCTCGCTTACTCTAAATACTTCCAAATTGCGTGAGATTTTCAGTAATAAAGATAAAACTGCATTTATCCTGATTGTAGGATTAATTTTCATTTCTCATCCAGTTCAAACACAAGCAGTTACTTATGTTATTCAAAGGATGACTTCTTTAGCCACTATGTGTTATTTAGCATCATTATGCATTTACATTAAAGCCAGATCGATTTATTTAAGCAGTCCTGTTAAATCAACCAAAAAGTATCTTAAAGTCACGATTCTTTTTATCTTTTCAATTATTTCAGCATTCATGGGGATGGGAAGTAAGCAAATTGTCCTTACTATTCCCGCAACAATTATTATTTATGAAATTCTTTTCTTCAGGAATAAAGAGAAAAGAATTAACTGGAAAGTAGTATTACCACTAATATCAATATTTATCATTTTTGTAATAATCGCAATTCTAATTTTTGGTTTACCTTCAGAAACAGATGAAATCTCAAGAAAAGATTATTTACTTACTCAAATTAATGTCTTAGTAACTTATCTTAGACTTTTCTTAATCCCAATTAATCAAAATTTAGATTATGATTTCCCAATTTATCAATCACTGTTAGATGTTAAAACTATCGGTTGTTTACTTCTATTGACTTCATTGATCGCCGTTAGTATTAAATTCTGGAAAAAGTATCCTCTAATTTCTTTCTCGATTTTGTGGTTTTTTATTACCCTTTCCATCGAGTCCAGCATCATTCCCATTAGAGACGTCATTGTTGAACACCGTCTTTATTTACCGTTATTCGGACTCTCATTACTCATTGCCTCATTGGTTTTTATGATTCCTCGGCGATACAACGTTCTGAAATTTTCCATTCTTGCTGTTTTTATACTTAGTTGTTCGGTTCTAACCTATCTAAGAAACGAATTGTGGAACGATCCGATTGCAATGTGGACTGATTCAATGAACAAGTCGCCTAATAAAGTTCGTCCGGAGTTTTTTAGAGGATATGTTTATTTACAAAAGAACGAAGTTGATATGGCGATATTAGATTTCAAAAATGTTATTGCAAAAGATAAAAATTATTACCGCGCATATGATAATCTAGGTATTGCATATCAGGAAAAGAAGGATTTCCAAACTGCAATTCAGTATATGAATGAGGCCATTCGGATTAAACCTGAATCGCCATATGCCTACAACAACAGGGCAAGTGCTTATATCTATATTAAAGACTACGAGAAAGCTCTTGTTGACCTTAACAAGGCTATAGAACTTCAAGGTAATTACACAGATGCATTTTATAATCTAGGTTATGTTCACTATTTTATGCACAATTATGAAGAAGCGATCAAAAAATTTTCCATTGCTTTGGTTTTTAATCCAACCTATACTCAAGCACATTATTATTTAGCAAGCAGTTTTTACAACATTGGTAAATACAAAGAAGCCTGGGATCAAATAAACATTATTAAAACGAAAGGCTTGGAACCAGATATGAAATTAGTAAATAAATTAAAAAATAAATCGCCCCAGTAA
- a CDS encoding glycosyltransferase family 1 protein: MICINARFLTRTITGIERYATEISYALKKIDSDILLLCPANLSNPQLEKELIPKRIGIFRDHLWEQISLPLYLIKNKKPFLINLTNTAPIFYKNQVLVIHDLAFLHQPNWYTRKAAISFRLFVSKSANASKAIITMSNFTKQEIIKYLNVPAEKITVIPSAIPSFVKKYYNNEYENKYGEYILTVSSIEPRKNITNLVEAFIKLDRPNLKLLIVGKIHPRVFRKVRLDFTKNKNILMLGYVSDQELVGLYKNAKLFAYLSYYEGFGFPPIEAIFCGCTTIVSNTSSLPEVCGEFANYCDAYSTNDIVSKFDKILTDDVKIEEERLELFRQKFSWNNSARMMLDLINKVS; the protein is encoded by the coding sequence ATGATTTGTATTAATGCCCGTTTTCTTACAAGAACCATAACTGGAATTGAAAGATACGCTACTGAAATTTCCTATGCACTAAAAAAAATCGACAGCGATATTTTATTATTATGTCCTGCCAATTTATCCAACCCACAATTGGAAAAAGAATTAATTCCCAAAAGGATCGGCATATTTAGAGACCATCTCTGGGAACAAATAAGTTTACCCCTCTATTTAATAAAGAACAAGAAACCGTTTCTAATTAACCTGACAAACACTGCTCCTATTTTTTATAAAAATCAGGTTTTAGTAATTCATGATTTAGCCTTTCTTCATCAGCCCAACTGGTACACAAGAAAGGCCGCCATTTCTTTCCGTCTATTTGTAAGTAAATCAGCGAATGCTTCAAAAGCAATTATTACAATGAGCAATTTTACAAAGCAGGAGATTATTAAATATCTAAATGTTCCAGCAGAAAAAATTACAGTAATCCCATCAGCCATCCCTTCTTTCGTCAAGAAATATTATAATAATGAGTATGAAAACAAGTATGGTGAATATATCTTGACTGTTTCATCAATAGAACCCCGAAAAAATATAACAAACTTGGTTGAGGCTTTTATTAAGCTCGATAGACCTAATTTAAAACTACTTATTGTTGGAAAAATACACCCGAGGGTTTTCAGGAAAGTCAGGCTTGATTTCACTAAAAATAAAAACATCCTTATGCTTGGTTACGTTTCGGATCAAGAATTGGTCGGTTTGTATAAAAATGCAAAGCTTTTTGCTTATCTTTCATATTACGAAGGATTTGGTTTTCCACCAATCGAGGCGATTTTTTGTGGATGTACAACCATAGTCTCAAATACAAGTAGTTTACCTGAAGTTTGCGGTGAATTTGCAAATTATTGTGACGCTTATAGCACAAATGATATTGTCTCTAAATTCGATAAGATCCTAACTGATGACGTTAAAATTGAGGAAGAAAGGCTAGAGCTTTTCAGACAGAAATTTAGTTGGAATAATAGTGCTAGAATGATGTTGGATTTAATAAATAAAGTCTCATAA
- a CDS encoding ABC transporter permease, whose product MYNIRPNYIKLFTGFIQEIYYKKSIIYELAKRDYQVQYKGSYLGFFWTYIQPLLFILIIWGVLSIGFRLQNIENTSHAYWLICGMIVWLYFSEVFIAMTSVIQQFNFLIKKVDFSLGILPLVKIFSALINHLVFIFLTIVLGCFYSVFPSIFTLQIIYYIFSMVVLLIGLGWITSSTSVFVKDVNNIVSILIQFGFWLTPIFWSISMIPQKYHWMVKVNPVYYIVSGYRDTLIYKIPFWEKPLELIYFWGTVSIILVIGAIVFRRLRPHFAEVI is encoded by the coding sequence ATGTATAATATAAGACCAAATTATATCAAGTTATTCACTGGCTTTATCCAAGAGATCTATTATAAAAAATCAATAATATATGAACTAGCTAAAAGAGATTATCAAGTTCAATATAAAGGATCTTATTTAGGCTTTTTTTGGACCTATATTCAACCGCTGTTGTTTATACTTATTATTTGGGGTGTGCTATCGATTGGTTTTAGACTACAAAATATTGAGAACACATCACACGCCTATTGGTTAATTTGTGGAATGATCGTCTGGCTCTATTTCTCCGAAGTGTTTATTGCTATGACGAGCGTGATTCAACAATTTAATTTTCTGATAAAAAAAGTAGACTTTAGTCTTGGAATATTGCCGTTGGTCAAGATTTTCAGTGCTTTGATTAATCACTTAGTCTTTATTTTCTTAACAATTGTACTTGGTTGTTTTTACTCTGTTTTCCCAAGCATCTTTACTCTGCAAATCATCTATTATATTTTCTCAATGGTTGTTCTTCTCATTGGTCTTGGTTGGATAACATCTTCTACTAGTGTATTTGTAAAAGATGTGAATAACATAGTCTCAATTTTAATCCAATTTGGATTCTGGTTAACTCCAATCTTCTGGAGTATTTCTATGATCCCACAAAAATATCATTGGATGGTAAAGGTTAATCCAGTCTATTATATCGTATCTGGCTATCGAGACACGCTCATTTATAAAATTCCATTCTGGGAAAAACCCTTGGAGTTAATCTATTTTTGGGGAACGGTCTCCATTATTTTAGTAATAGGAGCGATTGTTTTTAGAAGATTAAGACCTCACTTTGCAGAGGTTATATAA